One window from the genome of Streptomyces sp. NBC_00708 encodes:
- a CDS encoding sec-independent translocase, translating to MFNDIGALELLTLAILGVLVFGPEKLPKVIQDASRFIRKIREFSESAKEDIRTELGPEFKDFEFEDLNPKTFVRKQLMDGNDDLGLKEIRESFDLRKEVTEITDVVNGRGPAAVEAKTGVSGGAAVTAANGSKGAPDLLKKGEQPPKDTPPPFDADAT from the coding sequence GTGTTCAACGACATAGGTGCACTCGAGCTGCTGACGCTCGCGATTCTCGGCGTGCTGGTTTTCGGCCCGGAGAAGCTGCCCAAGGTCATCCAGGACGCCTCCCGCTTCATCCGCAAGATCCGTGAGTTCTCGGAGAGCGCCAAGGAGGACATCCGCACGGAGCTGGGCCCGGAGTTCAAGGACTTCGAGTTCGAGGACCTCAACCCCAAGACGTTCGTCCGCAAGCAGCTGATGGACGGCAACGACGACCTGGGGCTGAAGGAGATCCGCGAGAGCTTCGACCTCCGCAAGGAGGTCACCGAGATCACCGACGTGGTGAACGGGCGCGGCCCGGCGGCCGTCGAGGCGAAGACCGGCGTGTCGGGCGGTGCGGCGGTCACCGCCGCGAACGGCTCGAAGGGCGCTCCCGACCTGCTCAAGAAGGGCGAGCAGCCCCCGAAGGACACCCCGCCGCCGTTCGACGCGGACGCCACCTGA